One region of Gigantopelta aegis isolate Gae_Host chromosome 7, Gae_host_genome, whole genome shotgun sequence genomic DNA includes:
- the LOC121377556 gene encoding uncharacterized protein LOC121377556, producing the protein MFTFSVFLLLCSVFTGYFTFEISHLSPLDYNVLKNLPSLWKSLPAGFKYKYVDASGVIHKSKPSVNAVEVAASPSVSGRAHYDAALIVSHMIRHMPSSIFSRVSTHGSVGVFTKSEKLTIYPEYYRLANTPECHNRCDGSCKRTCTFDGRKYETMAAVGGKRAAILDDNVMCTSRDPYHHRENLLVHEFAHVILSRGLNQTMHNKVKSAYTHAKSKALWASSAYVMTNYNEYFAEATAAWYNVIHRNSAGGMNKCGTSHHCPSASQARAYIHKHDPRLYDILNYVYNNGNVNLPGGITTCIEDKK; encoded by the exons ATGTTTACCTTCAGCGTGTTTCTTCTTCTCTGTTCTGTGTTTACAg GTTATTTCACTTTTGAAATCTCGCATTTGAG TCCCTTGGACTATAATGTCCTAAAGAACCTACCATCCCTCTGGAAGTCACTTCCGGCTGGtttcaaatacaaatatgtcGACGCTTCCGGTGTCATCCATAAATCCAAGCCTTCTGTAAACGCTGTGGAGGTGGCTGCGAGTCCCAGCGTATCTGGACGAGCTCATTATGAT GCGGCGCTGATAGTTAGTCACATGATACGTCACATGCCATCATCAATCTTCAGTCGGGTCTCAACTCACGGATCTGTTGGCGTGTTTACCAAGTCGGAGAAACTCACCATCTACCCGGAATATTACCGTTTAGCGAACACACCCGAGTGCCACA ACAGGTGTGACGGAAGCTGTAAACGCACTTGCACATTCGACGGGAGAAAGTACGAGACAATGGCGGCAGTTGGCGGGAAAAGGGCCGCCATCTTGGACGATAACGTCATGTGTACGTCACGTGACCCTTATCATCACCGCGAAAACCTACTGGTGCACGAGTTTGCACACGTGATCCTGAGTCGAGGACTGAACCAGACCATGCACAACAAG gTGAAATCAGCCTACACGCACGCCAAGTCGAAGGCTTTGTGGGCGAGTTCCGCCTACGTGATGACTAATTACAACGAGTATTTCGCCGAGGCGACGGCGGCGTGGTACAACGTCATTCACCGTAACAGCGCTGGAGGAATGAACAA GTGTGGAACTTCACACCATTGCCCATCTGCATCACAAGCCAGGGcttacatacacaaacacgaCCCACGGCTGTACGACATCCTCAACTACGTCTACAACAACGGCAATGTGAACCTACCAGGAGGAATAACCACGTGCATAGAAGAcaagaaataa